The proteins below are encoded in one region of Penicillium psychrofluorescens genome assembly, chromosome: 4:
- a CDS encoding uncharacterized protein (ID:PFLUO_006426-T1.cds;~source:funannotate), with amino-acid sequence MAKDLGLTSSDYSLAVSIFFIGYLLLEVPSNMILSRTRPSLYLPALMVVWGAMVIGYVGVNSKRGLIGLRFALGLIEAGYFPGVLLFMSNWYKKAELARRFSIFYCASLVSGAVGGLIAGLILEKMQNRAPYPAWKWLFLIEGIITIGCALISIFVLPDFPATTKWLTPEEREYAVRRLEQDDNSTRAGDISHWQSFTSALRDWRTWLFFWAQTFCTCAGTITYFVPTLMAALNYTGQSVQYMTIPIYMVALVIVLICGFSSDYFNERPKHIMAMAAMSTVSLIIVATVDNAKARYTFLALGLFPCGKNIS; translated from the exons ATGGCCAAAGATCTGGGACTCACCTCATCCGATTACTCTTTGGCCGTCTCGATCTTCTTTATCGGATATCTTCTACTTGAGGTGCCGAGCAACATGATTCTCAGCAGGACTCGCCCGAGTCTCTATCTTCCCGCTCTTATG GTTGTTTGGGGTGCCATGGT AATCGGCTATGTGGGCGTTAACTCAAAGCGCGGTCTTATCGGTCTTCGGTTCGCGCTGGGGTTGATTGAAGCTGGATATTTT CCCGGCGTTCTGCTATTCATGAGCAACTGGTACAAGAAAGCCGAGCTGGCTAGGAGATTCTCTATCTTCTATTGTGCGTCGCTCGTGTCGGGTGCCGTTGGTGGCCTTATTG CGGgcttgatcttggagaagatgcaAAACCGAGCACCATATCCCGCGTGGAAATGGCTATTCCTCA TCGAGGGTATAATTACAATTGGATGCGCCCTTATTTCCAT ATTCGTGCTACCCGACTTCCCTGCTACGACTAAGTGGCTCACACCGGAAGAGCGAGAATATGCCGTTCGACGTCTAGAACAAGATGATAACTCGACTCGTGCGGGAGATATCTCTCACTGGCAGAGCTTTACGTCGGCACTGCGCGATTGGAGGACCTGGCTTTTCTTCTGGGCGCAAACTTTTTGCACCTGTGCTGGTACCATCACATACTTTGTGCCAACTCTGATGGCCGCTTTGAATTATACTGGTCAGAGTGTGCAATAT ATGACGATTCCGATCT ATATGGTCGCTTTGGTGATCGTCCTAATTTGCGGCTTCTCTTCGGATTACTTCAATGAACGACCAAAGCacatcatggccatggccgccatgtCCACAGTCTCTCTGATAATCGTGGCCACGGTTGATAATGCCAAGGCTCGCTACACATTCCTAGCACTTGGTTTGTTTCCTTGTGGCAAGAATATCTCATGA
- a CDS encoding uncharacterized protein (ID:PFLUO_006427-T1.cds;~source:funannotate): MSAPSHFKLNTGASIPAVGLGTWQAKPGEVGNAVGHALKSGYRHLDCALIYQNEKEVGDAIKASGIPRKEIFITSKVWNTHQSNVAEGLAQTLKDLQTDYLDLYLIHWPVRLVSNETSQLFPTNPDGTRSVDGSWDQRETWKQMEQVYRSGTVKAIGVSNFSIPYLENLEKTWEVVPVVNQVELHPYCPQHALKEWCEKRNILLEAYCPLGSTSSPLLSDAEIAGIAKKYGVTPATILISYQVNRGCIVLPKSVTFSRIEDNLKVISLSKEDMDALEGMAAAGKQQRVNTPLWGHDLGFDDWYGPGNVNAPKQ, encoded by the exons ATGTCTGCTCCGTCTCACTTTAAGCTCAACACCGGCGCCTCAATTCCAGCCGTTGGATTGG GAACATGGCAGGCAAAGCCAGGAGAAGTCGGCAACGCTGTCGGTCATGCACTGAAATCCGGATATCGACACCTGGACTGTGCCTTGATCTATCAGAATG AGAAGGAAGTTGGCGACGCGATTAAAGCGTCTGGTATTCCACGAAAGGAGATCTTCATCACCAGCAAAGT GTGGAACACCCACCAATCCAATGTCGCCGAGGGTCTTGCGCAGACGTTGAAGGATCTCCAAACGGACTATTTGGACCTCTACCTGATTCATTGGCCAGT TCGCCTCGTTTCCAATGAGACCTCGCAGTTGTTCCCTACCAACCCTGACGGCACCCGCTCTGTGGATGGCTCTTGGGATCAGCGGGAGACTTGGAAACAGATGGAACAGGTTTACCGTTCCGGCACGGTCAAGGCAATTGGGGTGTCTAACTTTAGTATCCCCTACTTGGAGAATCTTGAAAAGACCTGGGAAGTCGTTCCTGTCGTGAATCAG GTTGAACTGCACCCGTACTGCCCGCAGCATGCGTTGAAGGAATGGTGCGAAAAGAGAAACATTCTCCTGGAAGCGTATTGTCCCCTTGGATCAACAA GCTCACCACTGCTGAGCGACGCCGAGATCGCCGGCATTGCAAAGAAATACGGTGTGACCCCGGCGACCATCTTGATCTCTTACCAGGTCAACCGGGGCTGCATTGTGCTGCCAAAGTCGGTGACTTTTAGCCGCATTGAGGACAATCTCAAGGTTATTTCTCTGTCCaaggaagacatggatgCCTTGGAAGGAATGGCAGCGGCAGGTAAACAGCAACGTGTCAACACGCCGCTATGGGGACACGATCTG GGATTTGATGACTGGTATGGCCCTGGCAATGTCAACGCGCCGAAACAATAG
- a CDS encoding uncharacterized protein (ID:PFLUO_006428-T1.cds;~source:funannotate) → MPSNKTEKKRKRDSDRHERPSKKPARDLQALPPLAASVVDDSSELAPVITSTPGLPNSKTLRYTPYSKTREHVSKSATSGRNPGIVSSELLLQSSDHEKVDFVGREGNEDAADSQIKHYVAVVDPERKTWQVVEARRVKVRGAVRSKKASQEEAESEDEAMFSMRAQRTALTNTFGTKQAKKSAQSFAENAQLSNAPDGVVSQAGAALLSSLPADATTGVAKANNVQAEVQAAKPLPTPDLSAAHPSDVYPLETLVPNGHSTLRQLTQIEEWQEQAEQGLAISTVSRFVSNRIGPVVQSGNITQLQVLRLIQLLVEFGRCLKSGGRDAKGSAAPGSKRMPPREDLRRILSSTTGAAKGGKQSTDTAPQDLLPDSVIDAVRRRFAPTGGMVSKHDLTLLHTTICALSLHIPPQPAKDGGSSSLGGNSPNELATDPADLRDDLRLDSNTIYQYFRELGCRIDRPRESEFSKWNIKGGKAEAHARRVARLRVPVEFPKVSRGGRK, encoded by the exons ATGCCGTCCAAtaaaacagaaaagaaacgCAAGCGCGACTCCGATCGCCATGAGCGCCCGAGCAAAAAGCCCGCTCGGGACCTACAAGCTCTTCCCCCGCTGGCAGCCAGCGTCGTTGACGACAGCAGCGAATTGGCGCCAGTAATCA CATCAACCCCGGGCCTTCCAAACTCAAAGACGCTCCGTTACACCCCGTACAGCAAAACTCGCGAGCATGTCTCGAAATCTGCAACATCAGGCCGAAACCCGGGCATCGTGTCCTCTGAATTGCTTTTGCAGTCGTCCGATCATGAAAAGGTGGACTTTGTCGGCCGTGAGGGCAACGAGGACGCTGCCGACTCGCAGATAAAGCACTACGTCGCTGTCGTGGATCCAGAGCGCAAGACATGGCAAGTCGTGGAGGCGCGGAGGGTGAAGGTGCGAGGCGCAGTTAGgagcaagaaggccagcCAAGAGGAGGCAGAATCAGAGGATGAAGCAATG TTCTCGATGCGCGCGCAGCGCACGGCGTTGACCAACACCTTCGGCACAAAGCAAGCAAAGAAATCTGCTCAATCGTTTGCAGAGAATGCTCAGCTATCGAATGCACCGGATGGTGTCGTCTCGCAAGCCGGTGCGGCGCTTCTCTCCTCGCTGCCAGCTGATGCGACCACCGGTGTGGCCAAAGCGAACAACGTACAAGCCGAGGTGCAAGCTGCCAAGCCTCTACCCACGCCGGATCTCTCTGCTGCTCACCCGTCTGATGTCTACCCACTTGAGACACTCGTTCCAAATGGCCACTCCACGCTGCGTCAGCTTACGCAGATCGAAGAGTGGCAGGAACAAGCTGAGCAGGGTCTTGCTATCAGCACAGTCTCACGATTTGTCTCCAACCGGATCGGTCCAGTTGTTCAATCCGGTAACATCACTCAACTGCAAGTCCTGCGCCTCATCCAGCTTCTGGTAGAGTTCGGTCGGTGCCTGAAGAGCGGAGGCCGTGATGCCAAGGGCTCCGCTGCCCCAGGTAGCAAGCGGATGCCACCTCGAGAGGACCTCCGCCGGATTCTCTCGAGCACCACTGGCGCAGCCAAGGGTGGCAAGCAGTCTACAGACACTGCTCCGCAGGACCTGCTCCCAGACTCAGTAATCGACGCCGTTCGTCGTCGCTTTGCGCCTACCGGCGGCATGGTCTCCAAGCACGACCTCACGCTGCTGCACACTACTATCTGTGCTCTCTCACTGCATATCCCTCCCCAACCTGCCAAGGATGGTGGCTCCAGCTCCCTCGGCGGCAATTCTCCCAATGAGCTTGCTACTGATCCCGCTGATCTGCGGGATGACCTGCGTCTCGACTCGAACACTATCTACCAGTACTTCCGCGAGCTAGGCTGTCGCATTGACCGGCCACGCGAATCGGAGTTCAGCAAGTGGAATATCAAGGGTGGTAAGGCCGAGGCCCATGCGCGTCGTGTGGCTCGTCTGCGTGTGCCTGTGGAGTTTCCCAAAGTTAGCCGTGGCGGGCGGAAGTAG
- a CDS encoding uncharacterized protein (ID:PFLUO_006429-T1.cds;~source:funannotate) has protein sequence MGVPEAKQGDSGESQVFQQDLELPQLTTTTERKLMAKIDWHILPCLCVLYLLAFLDRVNISNAALFNLKTDLHIETGTKYNTALTIFFVPYVLFEVPSNVLLKKLKPHVWLSFCMFMFGLVMICQGLVSTWGGLMTARFFLGVFETGMFPGCFYLMGMWYKRSEAQKRFSFFFSSTTLAGAFGGLLAYGFGQMGGDRGYSGWRWVFIIEGVITCVVSFAWFFLLPDFPEDVKWMNEEEREFIRVKLAKDVGKSAHHIPLGWRQVLAVFKDYKIFVGGFMYFGLIVPAYSYAYFAPQIIEGYGYSAVKTQLYSIPPWAVAFGFSLMIAFASDRLKHRFAFTLFPIAVAIVGFAMLLNIHGVSNTHAEYAALFLVTSGCYSAMPVIVCWFAMNLGGHHRRSVGTAWQIGFGNIGGIIAAYSFQTQDAPQYRPGFIICISFICLSAASCVVYLVALRFENRKRDKAAVDPATMNEEEEEFLGDMAPTYRYQY, from the exons ATGGGGGTTCCTG AAGCCAAACAGGGCGACAGTGGAGAGAGCCAGGTCTTCCAGCAGGACCTGGAGCTTCCACagctcaccaccaccaccgagcgCAAGTTGATGGCCAAGATTGACTGGCATATCTTGCCTTGCTTGTGTGTTCTATATCTACTTGCCTTTTTGGACCG GGTGAATATCAGTAATGCGGCACTTTTCAACCTCAAAACCGATCTGCATATCGAGACAGGCACCAAGTACAACACGGCCCTCACTATCTTTTTTGTACCATATGTTCTTTTTGAGGTGCCTTCCAATGTTCTgctcaagaagctgaagccTCATGTGTGGT TGTCATTTTGCATGTTCATGTTTGGCCTGGTAATGATCTGCCAAGGACTCGTCTCAACCTGGGGAGGCCTGATGACGGCACGGTTTTTCTTAGGGGTGTTTGAGACGGGCATGTTCCCTGGAT GTTTCTATTTGATGGGAATGTGGTATAAACGGTCTGAGGCCCAGAAGCGCTTCAGTTTCTTTTTCAGCTCTACCACCCTGGCCGGTGCCTTTGGTGGACTGCTGGCTTACGGCTTTGGCCAGATGGGCGGAGACAGAGGCTATAGCGGTTGGAGATGGGTGTTCATCATAGAGGGCGTGATCACTTGTGTTGTTTCCTTCGCCTggttcttcctcctccctGATTTCCCCGAAGATGTCAAATGGATgaacgaagaagagcgagaatTCATTCGCGTTAAATTGGCTAAGGACGTGGGCAAATCCGCACACCATATCCCACTGGGCTGGCGTCAAGTGCTGGCTGTCTTCAAGGACT ACAAGATCTTCGTCGGAGGCTTCATGTACTTTGGCCTCATTGTTCCGGCCTATTCATATGCGTATTTCGCGCCTCAAATTATCGAAGGCTATGGATACAGTG CGGTCAAGACCCAGCTTTACTCCATTCCACCCTGGGCGGTGGCCTTCGGCTTTTCGCTGATGATCGCATTTGCCTCTGACCGGCTGAAACACCGCTTTGCATTCACCCTATTCCCAATTGCAGTCGCAATCGTTGGGTTTGCAATGTTGTTGAACATCCACGGAGTTAGTAATACGCATGCTGAGTACGCTGCTCTTTTCTTAGTGACGAGCGGTTGCTACAGCGCAATGCCCGTCATCGTGTGCTGGTTCGCCATGAACCTGGGTGGCCACCACCGGCGCAGCGTCGGAACGGCTTGGCAGATTGGATTTGGCAACATCGGGGGTATCATTGCGGCCTACTCCTTCCAGACCCAGGATGCTCCACAATACCGCCCAGGCTTTATTATCTGCATCTCTTTCATTTGTCTATCTGCTGCATCATGTGTTGTTTACCTCGTGGCTCTGCGGTTTGAGAACCGAAAGAGGGACAAGGCGGCAGTCGATCCGGCGACCatgaatgaagaggaggaagagtttTTGGGTGACATGGCACCCACTTACCGGTACCAGTACTAA